atcacAGCCTCACCTTGCATCTACTTCATTGATAAATGTGTCTTGCTTAACTGCATTGAATTACCTTGATTGAGACCAGTGGAAAAAATTAGCCATATTCCTTTAAGCTAAGGTAAGGAATACACTGTGTGGAATGCTAACAATACAGGCATTACTGTCTTCACTAGTTAGGACCCAGTGTGCAAGGTTAGGTTGAGGTGAGTTTATTTAGTGATTTATGGCATTTTAGATAAGGTTAGGCTAGGGAGGGTCCATGTAAGGACTCAGTACTTTAGGTTAGGTCAGGATGGATCCTGGCAATTTGTGATATCTtcacatttatgattttttatttggttcagtTAACTCATTTTTATCCCACCCCCTTTTCCCATTGAGGGCCTTCATAAGTGACAGAAGCAAAAATGAGTTCTTTGCACCAACAACAGTGATCAGAGATGCATAAAACACAAGATTAGGTGCCTGAAAAATACGTAGTGTATGTATTTAATAAGATATCAAAGTATAATAATGTTATGTGTACTGAAgtatcttggttacaattcagtCATAATCTAAGGCTAAGTCTAGCCCGTGACTGTTATGTGAAGAGCTATTTGCTAATAAAGTTCCTTAACACAGAGGCTATTGCCTACCAGTTGTGATGGTAGTGTAACCTAGTTCCATTTGGTAGGCCACACTGCTTGGTAGGTTTATAATAAGTCTACAGTGCTAACTGTTTCCCTTGCAAATGCAATCTGGCCTTTTTCTTGAATTGCAATTGATATAGGTATAGTTAATATGTTCCCCAGAAATGAACAGAACATTTTTCAGTGTTCAGTGCATGTAATGGGACCTTAACAAACTGTGTTGTAAGCTTCCATTTCTATGATACTGTACTTTATTGCCCTACAAGAACAGAATATGAGGGTGCAGTGAATACTGTAGTAAGTTACATATTTGTCATTTTGAGTGTTTCGTGACTTTTTAAGAATTGTTTAGGAAGTGTTAGCTGCTTGGAGCCCAGGTGCTAACAAGTGCTTCTGTAATCTTTGTTGGTTTTAGTTTACATGATAGGGAACTTTTTGGTGAAGTTCCCAGATTTTTTTGGCTCTTCCAAGTCCTCACTACCCATTAGATTTCATATTCAGTTTAACAAGGGCTGCCGTACATGTAAGAATTGTCAGTGTTGAGTGTACATACTTTATTAATCTTGCACAGTAATCCTGCAGTGTTGTAATTTGGCTGTCTTTTATGACttacatgttttctttttcaggctAAATGGCCATCAATACTCCCCATGGTGAGAAAGCTGTTCAGAGACCATCTACATCCAAGGATGGCGATGATACCTCTGAGGAGACTCAAAACGCTGCAAGTGGGCCCCAACATGAAACTTCCAATGATGATTTCAGGGGCAGTGGAACCATATCAAGCCTTAGTAGTCAGGAGAACTTGCCTTCAGCGCTCTCATCACCTTTTCAAGCTTCACCTCTACCCTCACCTAGTCAGCGTCACTCGTTTAACCCATCCCCATCACAGTTAGAATCTCCTTTGTCATCTCCATACCTACAGCCATCTCTGCTTTCATCGTCTTCTTCACTTCAGTCTCCTCCTGGATCACTTCCATCTCCTTATGAAAGAGGCAATAATATATCCATAGAACAACTCAATGAATTGGCTTTACAagatagtgaaaacaataatgtAGATGAGAATAGTAATCAAGGCTTTGACCAGTATGCTGGAGTTGCCCATGATTATGCACCAGATCAATCTGTAAGACCCCGTGTAAGAGCACAGTATTCAAGTGGAAGAGACCAGCCAGATAGGGCCCCTATTAACATTGAAGCAAGACCACtaatgagaagaagaagcagtagcagtagtagcttTTCACATAGGAGGAATTTGTCCGAAGATTTAGCTTGTTCACCCACtacaaattttccatatttcGATGATGACTCAGCACAAGGTATggatatgtattttttgtgtcAGTTTTAAATGTGTATATTGAGAATATGTAACACTGTTGAAATTCTGTTAGGTATTTCAGGGGTCAAAAAATAGTAGCCATAAGCAAACAAACCATGGAAGTCGTGAGCAGTGTTTTGTGTTGCAAGCATCTGAggatataataaaattacatgaTTTCTTATTAGATTATGGTCTTAACATAGGCTGTTTGTTTCAAgagttcattaatatttttggaagaaGTGTAGGCTGTTTGTTTCAAgagttcattaatatttttaaagaagtgTAAGTTTGTCGTATTTTTTATACAGCcttttttgtagaaaatatatCTTCCAAAACATCCGATAGAGGTAGGAATTTTGGTAATATATTGTTCTGTATCTTTTCCTGAAAGGTACCATTTTAAACCAGTACAATGCAGTAcatataataaaagcattgtgATATAAGAATGGAATAATTTATGTCTTGCAAGATTGTTTTAAGCTTTTATATGATAGGAGAGATTGGcaccattttaacatttttcccatTATGCCAAGATAAGTTTGTGACCAAAATACTGGAAAGCTGGAGCCAGATGGTCCATATTTACCCACCATTTTAAGGCATTTATAGCAGAGATGCATTAACAGCTTCTAATGTTTAGAGATGCAGATAGCTACCACTAACAAATGGTATCCTACTGTAACTTGAGAAAGAATCCAGTGGCAAGTTGATTTATAACTAGATTTTATAGTGTTCTGGTAAGAAAGTCTTTGTTTGTATACAGTGTAGatatttttattgatgaaaagtaaattcaatatataatatatatatatgtgtgtgtgtgtgtgcactttatatatgtatatattttttacagagtATGACAGGTTACCAAGACTGCCCAACTATCAGTCAGATCGGAGAGATTCCTGGTGCAGCCCTCAGCCCTTATCCCCCAGAGAAGACCCATCATTCTTTCAGTCTGTGACAAGAATCCTGCCTTTAAACTTAAGAGGTGGTGGGTACGGACCCCAGCCACCACCACTAGATGATAATATAGAAGATGATGCTCAAGATTTATTAAGCAACTTTACTTCTGAAACTCTACTTAGAAATTGTCTTCCGAACCCCAGCACAGCCATTATACGACAAGGGTAACCTTTCCAATatgattttaattacattattaaaacTTTATTGAGGCACACCATGTATGTGTTTTTAAGGTAAAATTAGACAAGCGTTTGCTCAAAACGAAGCTCCTACATCTGGCTTAGTTGTGACAATCTCACGTTGGAATACAGCCTGTGCAATGGTATGTCTTTAGCAGGTCAGACCCTTAGCATTGGCAGTTCAGAATTGTTTGTCTATCCTTCATATCTAATATGTTTGTGACAAGGGAAATCTGTTATGCTTCCCCCTCACCCATAGGAGGTGTTAGAGCCACCAGAGCACTGCATATTCACTGCAGGCATTCCCTTCAGTTtctaactgcacccactttttagccttttactttaacGCCATTCCTGCTGTCAACCTTCAGTCTTGCTCTCTAATCTCTGACTGTTGCTTTGTGCAGTTGTGGGGTTTTTCCCAGCTCGACCTTGAGATCAgtgtacttccttttttttattttctggatctctaaATTGCTGTCCAACTACAGTACTCCAACCTCAActgaagtgccccagtgctttgcCTGACAGTTTAAATCTCAAAAAATCAAATCAGTCTTTTATCCCTCTTTCCATAATTATTGGGAAATCTGAAACAGCTCACGTGGATGTTTCTCAGACATTTATCAGGTTAGATTGTTGGAAGGAAACTACCCACCCAGTTATTAGTGGCTAGTGCAGGCTTGGCTTTCACTGGTCACAGGATAGAAAAGGTCTCAATTAATTATGTCAagtattttgtacataaattttctTGGTTGGTAAAAAGCTGGCATTTGCTCAGGGAAACCATTTTTCCTATAATATTTTCACTTGTaatctctctgttattattactTCCCCCCACAAGGGGATACCACCTAAATTTTCCTTTACATCACTCATTGTAAATGGTTCTGTTGGTTCTTGGTGGTGATCCTTTGGCCTCCAGCTGCACTGCTTTCTGCTTGATACATTCTATCTGAACCATTTGATATCTCCCTGTCTACTTGTCCAGTTATTACAGTGCTGCAGTCCTCCAATTTCCAGTGTtcgtttcaaaataaatacagtaattggtgcGAGCCCTGTTAGTCTCAAATGTGTTATGCTATCATTTAATCActtgtaataaataacaatgCAGTATCCACTAAGTCAGAATCTTTAACTCGGTGCCAAGTGTAAAAAATTACTTTGTGATTTTAGAGATTTTGATATAATGTATGCAGTTTTGAGTTTTACAGTTCTTTGAGGAATGTGAAGGTTGAGTTATCATCCCAAGGGTATTGcttttttatgattaaattacCTTTACGCATTGTAAAGTTGATATTTAATCTTTACACAAGACACATTTAAGGGATTCACTATTGCATCCGTGATGCTctctaatcattattattatattggagaTGGTGCATGTTATAATCttccatcatttctgtttatttcaggTATCGCAATCCAGCCTTATATAGAGTtggacaggaactcaggaaaTTAGCTGATGCATTTGCTGAAACAGAGGAACGCAGGAATGTTCAACGTATGGCGGAGTCTGTTCACCTGGAGAGCAtcaatatggaaaattttttcCAGCTCTGCACTGAATTATTTATGGTAAAACACTTAGTTGAACCTCAAATATTCAAATTTATCATCGTAAATGAAACCTCTGACTTGTAGAATACATAAGATCCAAATTCTTACACAGTAGTTAAACACAAAAGGTGCTTTATACCGTAGATCATTACAAACAGTATAAAGTAGAATATATTGCCACAAATGTCCATGTTATGTAGTTGGCACTGGATCTTTTGTTGTAGGATAGGTGGCTTCTCATgtgagtttttaagatttttgacaTAGTGGTGTGACTAAACTGTttgataatagtaattattagtgtatTGTCTTAAACCATATTCAAACTAAACTGTttgataatagtaattattagtgtacTGTATTGCCTTAACCCATATTCAGACTGTCATTATAAAATTTGTATTGTACAGAGAATGGCAACAGCCTTAACAAAAAGCACATTAGTGTAACAGCCCAAATTTTAACCAACTATTAGAGAGATACTAAGGTTTTTGGGTGCCCCAAAATTCCTATGTGGCAAAGCACACACACCGGTTATGAATATGgcaattttttctattattgtttactatgaatttttttttcttagtagaGGTTGGTTTCAGTGTTCTTTTGAAGCTTATTGTAGTATGCTCAAAAATGGAGAAGAAACAGTGTCAAAATGACATGAAGTTTGCCAAATTATGTTTGGAGTGTGACATCTTTTGACAGAGCATCAGTCACAaatctgaataaatttttatgatttcaaaatgaccaatttaacagtttttacaaggttatttatttttttccctttattattaaAGGATCAAGGTAATATCTTAAGTCAGTAATCTTATTTGCTCACACTCAGTCTCAAGAATGTTTCCCTTCATTTATTAACTCAGATCTTgcaaatttatctctttttatgtcttatatttcttccattttttcattaatttgaacAACATTTTGGCCATTTTAGCAgtttaaatttgttttgaagGAATATGTTGCTAAATCTGAATGAGAAAATTAGTACTGTTGTATCATTTTTTCATCATCCCAGTTATTAAAACTTTATGTTGGCCTTACTTACCCAAATATATCGTACAGTATTGATGTCATATTTGGAAGACGTCATCATTTATCTCAGTATTCGGTAGGACAGAATCAAAAGCAGTATGTTAGATCTTTGACCTTCCCCTTATCTTGCTGATCAATCTTATGTCTCCTCTGCTGTGtgctggtttctttgtgttgCTACAGAAAGTACTATTTCAGTCACTTTTTTGTTAAGGGGAGAGTTTGCCCTCCTATCAGGCAGCCTTGTAACATCCAACAAGCCATCTATTCCCTTATGTTATCACTTGGAAGTTGATGATCCTCAGATTGCTTGGCTtagtgatttttttcattttgctaccAAACTTTGGAATTTTTTCTGACTTAATAATCCCTTTGTCATGTTTATCTTTTTCCAGGGAGGGATAACCCGGGAACGTATAGttgcattatttacttttgtggGAGATGTTGCAGTCTTTCATGTGCGGCGCCAGGGACAGCAGTTTCTTCATGTGTTAATGACGTGGTCGTGGAAGTATTTAGTAGATCACATTTGCAGATGGGTAAAGGAAGCTGGTGGCTGGGTAGGTATCTAGCTTTGTTTTAATCTCTAGTGATTTGGTTAAAGTGTCATTAAATTATCCTTAGTTCAGTTTGACAATGATAAGAGTATGTTTTATTATTCACATTTGACTTGTACTTGTGAGATTTGGATATGATCATTGTGCAATTTTTCTAAGTTCGTTTCagatttacagtacagtattttggtAGCTTCTAAACCTTTGCAAGAAATCAGTGTGTTTAGGCTGCACTTTACTGTGAACTTTTACAGTGTCTCATATCATAATTAATTGTTATAGCAATAGGGTGTTTGGTATGTTTTACTGAAACACCATTGTTTTGTGGGTAGCCCAGATTGCATAATCAGATATTGTAGGTATGTAAAGTTTTACAGGTTTTTTGTTAAGAACCCGTTACTCATAGATAGCTTTATTCTGTGTGGGATGCATCCACACATGCAAACTCAAGagatttaaatgaagaaaaaagtaccAGCTGACTCCATTGTGCCATACAATGTCACTTctaattcttctctttctctgcagAATGCAGTCATGATACTGAAACTTCCCACAGCCAATGTGGTGCTTTTATGTTTGTTGTACTGTGATATTCTTAGTTAACCATTTTATACcatttgttcagttttattctcCTTTATTCACCTTAGCATGATGCACAGCATATAGTTAGTTACTCGTTTCTAGGTTATTGTGAGTCCTCCCAGTGatgtgatttttacatttttaggtGGTGTGATTGTTTTCTCCCTCTCCTGATGTTCTGGTCACCCCCAGGAGAAACCTGCTGGTCTCATCATCTGCCTCTTCTCCAGTTTCTACCTTTATTCCtcctgtttgattttatttttgtgtagcaCTTGCATTACCTTTATCTTCGCTTGATGATTTCTTGGCTAGGCTCAAGGCAGTGTTtcagttgcctgccaaggctagcTCCTCAATACAGGTGATGTTCTACAAATGAGTTGATTTTGGCCTTGCAGTTTACTGCTTTACCCACAGTCTTGTATACATAATCACTAAGTCATCCTGATCAATATTGTGTTTAAGCTCTTGCTCCTGTGAATTTGGACCCTTTCACGCAACTTTCTTATCTGCACCTGCTATTTTGTGTGCTCCTCTTTGTTCTTATGCTCCCATGTACTTGAGCGCCTCCTTGTACACTGCTGCTTTCGAGTAGTCAAGTACTACCATTACTGCTTCCATGTATTCAGCTGTTCCTGCTTACATGCAGTGACCCAGTGTCTTTGGTGTTCCTGGCCTCAGTTAACCCACCTGCTCATTCACCTTTCTCTGCACCTTGCTGCTAACACTTGCCATATCATTGTACTCTACAATGGTCTTATCTACATTGGTCTTCTTGGCTGCTTCTGTTGTGGCTTGAGTTGACGACCTCTTTGCCAGCTTTAGCCTCAGTGCTCCCACCAACAGGGTATGtcaaacagtttctctctctctctctctgttatcaaaGGTTATTGCTTGACTTATCTCTAGTCTTTTTCCAGGATGGTTTAGGTTTGGAAAACAACAGGAACATTTCCAACCTCTTTTGTCACTTTGGCAGCTTTGCTCCTCAAACATCTGTTAAACCTTCAGGTCGGAACTTTACTTTTACAGGCCCATGTAAGatgtcttgtattttaactgacTAAAGGGTGCTCCTCACTGTCCTAACTTCCTGTAAACTTGTGAGTGAGCTCCATGCCCATTCAGTGTCTCACTCAAGCCTGTTTATCCCAGAGTGTACAGACAAACCTTACTCTCCCAGCAAGAACCACTCACTTTTTTCCTCTACTATCCTTGCTTTGCGAGATTGGTATTCCACATCAGGTGAGAGCCTTCAAGTCATATCTCGCATGAAATGGAATCCTTTTGAACTAGTCTGTTCTTGAACACGATTCATCTAATTTGTCCTGTTTCCAGGAATCATACTTTTTACTGGCTATGGTGGGTCATTTCGTAGCCTTATGTGGATGTTTGTCGTGAGGACCTTTTAAATACAATTTGTAGCTCTCGGCTGTTCTTAAATTTTACTTTCGTGATCTTATTCATAAATCCCTTGATGCTTATATCTGCTGGGACCTGTTGATACGATATGGGTGGGTGAAGGGAGCATGTGCTTTCAGGTTGGAGGGATCACGGTATTCATCCTCATCCTTTTCATGACTTCATCCCTCATCTTGACACAAATAGAGGCATACGTCTGAAATACTAGCCTTTAAGCCTTTTGTTCTTGGTGAGTGTACAGTATGTTGTACTGTCGTGGGCTGTTTCTTTCATTACAGATCCATTACCCATGATTTCAGACTCCATCATGTGACTTGGGGCTTATCTGCTAAGTCTTTCTTCTTACATTGTGATTCAAGCAACTTATGATTaatgaattcataataataaatgtttttataataagacACGCAtttatacaaacccattaatcatagtTTCCTGTgctctcttccctttccctcaTCTACAGATGGGAGACTGCATATAAGAATTGGGTAGTGACACCTTACAGCATGACTGAATTGACTTGTTCATGCACAGTGGGGTTTCGTTGAGTTGTTGAGTCTGGGTGCATTTCACATAGAATAAGGCTAATTATGATATGTGGGTTTGTTTAAAGATTTGTAGTATTATTAGATCTGTTGTATACAATAGGttatatggaaaatttaatttccttaaaggattcaagtaatttttaaattttgaacctCATAGGAAACtgttttaaaggaatttttccaCTTCTCCAAAACAGGGCGCAGTATTGAGCAGAGGGGCGAACGCACTTTATACAACTGCtgtttttgtcttttgtcttATTGGAACAGTTGCTGCTGGTGTGTATATTGTTAAAACCTTGAAAGACTggtaacagaaaattattatagGAGTTATAATGAATTGTTTTCATGTGTTCACCACCATTATTGTTAACGGGAGtttttcattgtcatcatcatcaacatttattctctgtaaatatttttgtatggtttcgtATTAAGTTTGGAAACTAACTTAAGTTAAAAGTAATGTATAGTCTTTAATTTTTGACATTAGATTAAGAGGTATTTATTTGCAATTACGTTTGGCTTATGAATTTTTGCTACAAAAtttgatttttgtgaaaatgtgccGATTCAGTTCATTTTGGCTGAAAAGATTATAGTGAATGATTTGAGCATGAGCTCAGTATCTTTAGTTGAGAAATCAAGCGttgtacatacagaaaaaaagatggtagtgataaaaaaaagttttcagattgaaagacatttttgtatgattgttttaattAAGGTGTTTCCTGTACAGTCTTTGGGAAGGTGATAGTTTTAGAAATGGTTTTGGCTGTTTGTTTTTCACAGTACTTTAAAGAGTGTACAGACTTAAGAGATAACCTAGCATTGGCCATCTGGAACTTtgtcatatatttgttttattaatcaaGACATTTGTCAGTTTTAGGgttagtttaatatataattatgtattcacattatattaaaaacattttagtcTACTGTAACAAGCTAAGAGTTtgactaaaaaaattattcatcattttcagtACACGTACAAAATTTCTAATGTTTAATTTAACTCTATAGATGTTCCAATGTGTGGGTTTCCCAAGTTAAAGTATAGAAATGTCAGATCATTGATtgctcactagtttttatttgacCATGTAGATAGGTATTCAATACAGTATGTATGGTAAGATATTCGTCACAAAAGACATATTTAATAACTTGTACAGTaccataaaatgaagaaatctctTGTGACGTTTTGACTGTAATTTAATGGGTTGTGATTGCATCATCTTTGTTCCTTTATAATT
This genomic stretch from Macrobrachium rosenbergii isolate ZJJX-2024 chromosome 23, ASM4041242v1, whole genome shotgun sequence harbors:
- the LOC136851510 gene encoding uncharacterized protein gives rise to the protein MAINTPHGEKAVQRPSTSKDGDDTSEETQNAASGPQHETSNDDFRGSGTISSLSSQENLPSALSSPFQASPLPSPSQRHSFNPSPSQLESPLSSPYLQPSLLSSSSSLQSPPGSLPSPYERGNNISIEQLNELALQDSENNNVDENSNQGFDQYAGVAHDYAPDQSVRPRVRAQYSSGRDQPDRAPINIEARPLMRRRSSSSSSFSHRRNLSEDLACSPTTNFPYFDDDSAQEYDRLPRLPNYQSDRRDSWCSPQPLSPREDPSFFQSVTRILPLNLRGGGYGPQPPPLDDNIEDDAQDLLSNFTSETLLRNCLPNPSTAIIRQGYRNPALYRVGQELRKLADAFAETEERRNVQRMAESVHLESINMENFFQLCTELFMGGITRERIVALFTFVGDVAVFHVRRQGQQFLHVLMTWSWKYLVDHICRWVKEAGGWGAVLSRGANALYTTAVFVFCLIGTVAAGVYIVKTLKDW